One segment of Proteus appendicitidis DNA contains the following:
- a CDS encoding ABC transporter permease yields the protein MNFKRFIFKRLIQVVPMLIIVSILAFILSHISAGDIAEITLRSKGIIPTPDSIAAVRTELGLDRPLYIQYLSWLAHTLQGDFGTSIQSGLPVSQEIMDRFPATLKLALVSTLFAIILCVPIALVSVRFKDTPIDHGIRFLTTVAATLPDFCLGLLLLYIFAIQLHLAPVIAGDSMQNILLPALTLSAGYAAMYTRILRNNLIEVSYTDYIRAARARGLGKTAALFRHGLKNAVLPCITLIGVNFGKLLGGQFACETIFSWNGIGKFAVDSIRLKDLPVIQGYIVVVAVTYIVINLLIDMLYVFIDPKIMME from the coding sequence ATGAACTTTAAACGCTTTATTTTTAAACGACTTATCCAAGTTGTTCCTATGCTTATTATTGTCAGTATATTGGCATTTATATTAAGCCATATTTCAGCAGGTGATATTGCTGAAATTACCTTACGTAGCAAGGGAATTATTCCAACACCGGACAGTATTGCCGCGGTGCGAACAGAGCTTGGATTAGATAGACCTCTGTATATTCAGTACTTAAGTTGGTTGGCACACACCTTACAAGGTGATTTTGGCACATCGATTCAATCCGGTTTACCTGTCAGCCAAGAAATTATGGATAGATTTCCAGCAACGTTAAAATTAGCGTTGGTTTCCACATTATTTGCCATCATTTTATGTGTCCCTATCGCGTTAGTTTCTGTGCGTTTTAAAGATACACCGATTGATCATGGTATTCGGTTCTTAACCACAGTTGCAGCAACCTTACCTGACTTTTGTCTCGGATTATTACTACTGTATATCTTTGCAATCCAATTACACCTTGCGCCAGTGATTGCTGGCGACAGTATGCAAAATATTCTCTTACCTGCTTTAACACTGAGTGCCGGTTATGCCGCTATGTATACCCGTATTTTACGTAATAATTTAATCGAAGTGAGTTATACCGATTATATTCGAGCGGCTAGAGCAAGAGGTTTAGGTAAAACAGCGGCACTTTTTCGCCATGGTTTAAAAAATGCAGTCTTACCTTGTATAACTTTAATTGGCGTGAATTTTGGTAAGTTGTTAGGTGGGCAATTCGCTTGTGAAACTATTTTTTCATGGAATGGTATTGGTAAATTTGCCGTAGACAGTATTCGTCTTAAAGATTTACCTGTTATTCAAGGATATATCGTTGTTGTAGCGGTGACCTACATTGTTATTAATCTCTTGATAGACATGTTGTATGTGTTTATCGATCCAAAAATAATGATGGAGTGA
- a CDS encoding ABC transporter permease: protein MQLNFFQRFLQQRLAMTGVLIILFLVILGIFAPYLAPHDPYLTNVKLKLMSASFDYPLGTDQLGRCVFSRLIYGIRTSLSTAVLATALMLSIGIPLGILAGYVGGKTDNVIMRLVDIASTFPSSLLALAAIGITGPSLMTILLVFITLWWAPFARIIRGSVIALKEKDFIQAAISVGSPHRRIIFHHIIPNAMSSIIVLATLRIAAVITHVAAFSFIGLGSQPPIADWGVMLSDSRQYMTQYPMMIIYPALAIMLSVWALNMIGEGLNDVLQNNAKALDLKKQEEI from the coding sequence ATGCAACTGAATTTTTTTCAGCGATTTTTACAACAACGTTTAGCGATGACTGGCGTTTTGATCATTCTTTTTTTAGTTATTTTGGGTATTTTTGCGCCTTATTTAGCACCTCATGATCCTTATTTGACTAACGTTAAATTAAAACTGATGAGTGCTAGCTTTGATTATCCATTAGGAACCGATCAGTTGGGGCGTTGTGTCTTTTCTCGCTTAATTTATGGTATTCGAACTAGCCTTTCGACGGCAGTACTTGCCACCGCATTAATGCTTAGTATTGGTATTCCATTGGGAATTTTAGCGGGATATGTCGGTGGAAAAACCGATAACGTGATTATGCGTCTTGTTGATATTGCATCAACATTTCCATCCAGTTTATTGGCATTGGCTGCGATAGGGATCACTGGTCCCAGTTTAATGACTATTTTATTGGTATTTATTACGCTTTGGTGGGCGCCTTTTGCTCGTATTATTCGTGGCTCTGTCATCGCTTTAAAAGAGAAAGATTTTATTCAAGCAGCGATATCTGTTGGTTCGCCTCATCGTCGTATCATATTTCATCACATTATTCCTAATGCCATGTCATCCATTATTGTTCTCGCCACATTGCGTATTGCAGCGGTGATCACACACGTTGCAGCATTCTCATTTATCGGTTTGGGATCACAACCACCGATTGCAGATTGGGGAGTGATGTTAAGTGATAGCCGGCAATATATGACGCAATATCCGATGATGATTATCTATCCTGCTCTCGCCATTATGTTGTCCGTTTGGGCGTTAAATATGATTGGTGAAGGGTTAAATGATGTCTTACAAAATAATGCGAAAGCCTTAGATTTGAAAAAACAGGAGGAAATTTAG
- a CDS encoding class I SAM-dependent methyltransferase: MQDSKDKLLKNWTEGAENYSNLIQLELNGFQREAWLNIIHEYCGQQGKLKVLDVGTGPGFFSIIMAKAGHKVTAIDCTEAMVDVAKKNFEAYQVDVEVMQGDSHCLPFPDDHFDLVISRNVAWTLLDAKQGYKEWLRVLKPGARTLIFDANWNRYLFDDALNQKNSEDIAAYTELFNEKPAGYSDAMLDYRKSMPMCQKIRPQWDLDTLVTLGYSALTCLTNINEQVYDEKRKVLYRSTPMFMIAAAKLQINIL, translated from the coding sequence ATGCAGGACTCAAAAGATAAATTATTAAAAAATTGGACTGAAGGTGCTGAAAATTACAGTAATTTGATCCAACTCGAGTTAAACGGTTTTCAGCGAGAAGCGTGGTTGAATATTATTCATGAATATTGTGGTCAGCAAGGCAAATTAAAGGTACTGGATGTGGGAACTGGCCCCGGCTTTTTCTCTATCATTATGGCGAAAGCAGGGCATAAAGTGACAGCAATAGATTGCACTGAAGCAATGGTTGATGTTGCGAAGAAAAACTTTGAAGCCTACCAAGTTGATGTGGAAGTCATGCAAGGTGATAGCCATTGTTTGCCTTTTCCTGATGATCACTTTGATTTGGTGATTAGCCGTAATGTGGCATGGACGTTATTAGATGCAAAACAAGGTTATAAAGAGTGGTTACGTGTTTTAAAACCGGGAGCAAGAACGCTGATTTTTGATGCTAACTGGAATCGTTATTTATTTGATGACGCTTTAAACCAGAAAAATAGTGAAGATATTGCAGCATATACGGAACTGTTTAATGAAAAGCCAGCAGGTTATAGCGATGCAATGCTCGATTACCGCAAAAGCATGCCAATGTGTCAAAAAATTAGGCCACAATGGGATCTTGATACGCTAGTTACTCTCGGTTATTCAGCATTGACTTGTTTAACCAATATTAATGAGCAAGTGTATGATGAAAAACGTAAAGTACTTTATCGCTCGACGCCAATGTTTATGATTGCTGCCGCTAAACTGCAAATAAATATATTATAG
- a CDS encoding sugar kinase — translation MQRNEDFRFVLVMRKSRLQELIERFNTWSQAKFYLEHNNVEVTDYLNEHNLYQKQLTEAELILKSLGRFQLLERGLLPSYQFSSHDIVVVIGQDGLVANTLKYLNGQPIIAINPDPSRWDGKLLPFEIGQLKETVINTINQKMPFKSVTFAQATTNDGQSLLAVNDLFIGPKSHTSARYILQWNGAEEVQSSSGIIVSTGLGSTGWFQSILAGAMAITGEASHPLLQGFSWGDKKLQFSVREPFPSRTTGVAMTFGTIEPDSPLQLGSLMPENGVIFSDGIEDDYLQFNAGCIAHIGIADIQGQLISQKGRQRI, via the coding sequence ATGCAACGTAACGAAGATTTTCGTTTTGTGCTGGTGATGAGAAAAAGCCGTTTACAGGAATTAATTGAACGCTTTAATACTTGGTCACAAGCCAAATTCTATTTAGAACACAACAATGTTGAGGTAACGGATTACCTCAACGAACACAATTTATATCAAAAGCAACTAACAGAAGCTGAACTGATTTTAAAATCATTAGGACGTTTTCAACTTTTAGAAAGAGGTTTACTACCTAGTTATCAATTCTCATCCCACGATATTGTGGTCGTAATCGGTCAAGATGGGCTGGTCGCCAATACGCTGAAATACCTTAATGGGCAGCCTATTATTGCCATCAATCCCGACCCATCACGATGGGATGGTAAATTATTACCGTTCGAAATTGGACAATTAAAAGAGACGGTAATTAATACCATTAATCAAAAAATGCCGTTTAAATCTGTGACCTTTGCGCAAGCGACAACCAATGATGGTCAATCACTGTTAGCCGTTAATGATTTATTTATTGGCCCCAAAAGCCACACGTCTGCACGCTATATTTTACAATGGAACGGTGCTGAAGAAGTACAATCCTCATCAGGGATTATTGTGTCTACGGGGCTTGGCTCAACAGGGTGGTTTCAATCTATTCTCGCGGGAGCGATGGCAATTACAGGGGAAGCGTCACATCCCCTGTTACAAGGATTTAGCTGGGGTGACAAAAAGCTGCAATTTAGTGTGAGAGAACCGTTTCCAAGTCGAACAACCGGTGTAGCTATGACCTTTGGGACAATAGAGCCTGATTCACCGTTACAATTAGGATCTTTGATGCCTGAAAATGGCGTGATTTTCTCTGATGGCATCGAAGATGACTATTTACAATTTAATGCAGGTTGCATTGCTCATATTGGTATCGCTGACATACAAGGGCAATTAATTAGCCAAAAAGGACGTCAGCGTATTTAA
- a CDS encoding ABC transporter ATP-binding protein, with product MRSKPVLSVKGLTTVFQQQKSEFVAVNNINLELYAGKITALIGGSGSGKSATALSLMNLIDKPGKVISGEITLSGEVISNKSERQWRNIRGQKIAMIFQEPRSALNPTIKIEKHFAESLPPLWRKKSKTEKRQRYKDILSRLGLSHADELLNKYPFELSGGMCQRIMVGMGLLSEAPVVIADEPTASLDLTTQAAILYEIDRLKSLGIAILLITHDLGIVAQMADNVYVMYQGDIVSSGSATLLFDKPQHEYTQRLFSTIKQGE from the coding sequence ATGCGCTCTAAACCTGTTTTATCCGTTAAAGGATTGACGACTGTTTTTCAACAACAAAAGAGTGAATTTGTCGCGGTCAATAATATCAACCTTGAACTTTATGCTGGAAAAATAACCGCATTAATCGGTGGCTCAGGAAGTGGTAAATCAGCAACGGCACTCTCTTTAATGAATTTAATTGATAAACCTGGAAAGGTTATTTCGGGTGAAATAACGTTATCAGGTGAAGTGATTTCAAATAAAAGCGAAAGACAGTGGCGAAATATTCGTGGGCAGAAGATTGCCATGATTTTCCAAGAGCCAAGAAGTGCCTTAAATCCTACGATTAAAATAGAAAAGCATTTTGCTGAATCGCTACCTCCTTTATGGCGTAAGAAATCAAAAACAGAAAAGCGACAGCGATATAAAGATATTTTATCTCGCCTTGGGTTAAGCCATGCAGATGAGTTGCTAAATAAATATCCATTTGAGTTAAGTGGCGGTATGTGTCAGCGCATTATGGTGGGAATGGGATTGTTATCTGAAGCCCCAGTTGTCATTGCCGATGAGCCAACGGCTTCTTTAGATCTCACTACGCAAGCCGCTATTTTATATGAAATTGATCGCTTGAAATCATTAGGGATCGCTATTTTGCTGATCACTCATGATCTGGGTATTGTGGCGCAAATGGCGGATAACGTTTATGTGATGTATCAAGGTGATATTGTGAGTTCAGGAAGTGCGACTCTACTTTTTGATAAGCCTCAGCATGAATATACCCAGCGCTTATTTTCAACAATAAAGCAGGGGGAATAA
- a CDS encoding oligopeptide/dipeptide ABC transporter ATP-binding protein: protein MPLVEVKNLSKYYKKNGVVTCAVANASFCIYRGETLGVVGESGCGKTTLGKLLLKLEQSDDGVITFSKQEITHFSFKQMRQVRQNMQMIFQASADSFNPYFTVEQIIAEPLINYKNMTRQARQQRIGKILELVGLDSTFLSRHSDALSGGQKQRIGIARALVLEPEFVVCDEIVSSIDFALKQQILTLINTLKKTLQLTYLFISHDISAVNFVSDRIIVMYLGHIVEVIPKMDNRVQHPYSQALLSAVLPTHPTQRTPFKQQIYTDAPKVLTGCPYYHRCLNRQDICKQQNPPLIEIASDHWVACHKIMH, encoded by the coding sequence ATGCCATTAGTCGAAGTAAAAAACCTTTCCAAATATTATAAAAAAAATGGTGTCGTAACCTGTGCTGTTGCCAATGCCTCATTTTGTATTTATCGAGGAGAAACACTCGGTGTTGTGGGGGAATCTGGATGTGGAAAAACCACACTTGGCAAATTATTACTAAAATTAGAACAAAGTGATGACGGTGTTATTACCTTTTCAAAGCAAGAGATCACGCATTTTAGTTTTAAACAGATGCGCCAAGTCCGCCAAAATATGCAGATGATCTTTCAAGCCAGTGCCGATTCGTTTAATCCTTATTTTACCGTAGAACAAATTATTGCTGAGCCACTTATTAATTATAAAAATATGACTCGCCAAGCGCGGCAGCAACGTATCGGTAAAATATTAGAATTAGTCGGCTTAGATAGCACTTTTTTATCAAGACATTCTGATGCGCTTTCAGGTGGGCAAAAACAACGTATTGGTATTGCAAGAGCGTTAGTGCTGGAACCTGAATTTGTGGTGTGTGATGAAATTGTATCGAGTATTGATTTTGCGTTAAAACAGCAAATTCTCACGTTAATAAATACCCTTAAAAAGACATTACAACTGACCTATCTGTTTATTTCTCATGATATTTCTGCGGTGAACTTTGTGAGTGACCGTATTATTGTGATGTATCTTGGTCATATTGTTGAAGTTATTCCTAAAATGGATAACCGTGTTCAGCATCCATATAGTCAGGCTTTATTATCTGCCGTATTGCCAACGCATCCCACACAACGCACGCCTTTTAAACAACAGATCTACACCGATGCACCTAAAGTACTCACGGGATGCCCTTATTACCACCGTTGTTTAAATCGACAAGATATCTGTAAGCAACAAAACCCGCCTTTGATAGAAATTGCATCTGACCACTGGGTTGCATGCCATAAAATAATGCATTAA
- a CDS encoding SPFH domain-containing protein, producing MFNLNYFKADSSTFIIKSVNGKIRQQGKGLSFWYNSATTSIAALPLNAQEAPFIFNFQTSDFQGLRIQGQISFQVKMPEKAAEVLNFNLSKNGKSYASEDPLKLSDRVVRIAQTLIQAKIQSTPLREALLLSQSLVTLVMEQLIEHPSLEALGIAILDVSIAAITPSPETLKALEAEARESLLKEADDAIYARRKFSVEQERTIKEAELETDLSVQRKRQEIEEARLENERTLLREQAEIEKERLEAKVNAEAKRKELVALSAENQRTQSEADAYAIEATMRAYRELPVENLKAMALAKMDSQQLMAMAFETLALNSGKIGELNITPDLFSQFMKKGSK from the coding sequence ATGTTTAACTTAAATTACTTTAAAGCAGACTCATCAACATTCATTATTAAATCGGTAAATGGCAAAATTCGCCAGCAAGGTAAAGGCTTGAGTTTTTGGTATAACTCCGCCACAACCTCTATTGCGGCACTACCTTTAAACGCCCAAGAAGCGCCGTTTATTTTCAACTTCCAAACCTCGGACTTTCAGGGTTTACGCATCCAAGGGCAAATTTCATTTCAGGTCAAAATGCCTGAAAAAGCCGCAGAAGTACTCAACTTTAACTTGAGCAAAAACGGCAAATCTTATGCCTCTGAAGATCCACTAAAACTCAGTGATCGTGTTGTGCGTATTGCACAAACTTTAATTCAAGCAAAGATCCAAAGTACACCTCTTAGAGAAGCGTTATTACTTAGCCAATCATTAGTCACTTTGGTGATGGAACAATTAATTGAACACCCATCATTAGAAGCATTAGGTATTGCAATTTTAGATGTCTCTATTGCGGCAATCACGCCATCACCAGAAACCTTAAAAGCACTCGAAGCCGAAGCGAGAGAATCCTTACTGAAAGAAGCTGATGATGCCATTTATGCACGTCGTAAATTCTCAGTAGAACAAGAGCGCACCATTAAAGAGGCTGAATTAGAAACCGATTTATCTGTTCAACGTAAACGTCAAGAAATCGAAGAAGCACGTTTAGAAAACGAACGTACATTATTGCGTGAACAAGCAGAGATTGAAAAAGAGCGCCTTGAAGCGAAGGTTAATGCAGAAGCGAAACGCAAAGAACTGGTGGCGTTAAGTGCTGAAAATCAGCGAACACAATCAGAAGCCGATGCTTATGCTATTGAAGCGACTATGCGTGCTTATCGTGAATTGCCAGTTGAAAACCTAAAAGCCATGGCACTCGCGAAAATGGACTCACAACAATTAATGGCAATGGCATTTGAAACCTTAGCGCTGAATTCAGGAAAAATCGGCGAATTGAATATCACCCCTGATTTATTTAGCCAATTTATGAAAAAAGGGAGTAAATAA
- a CDS encoding ABC transporter substrate-binding protein — protein sequence MFKQLIHRTLLVGFLSITVLTGCNDEKPTENTTQVEQKKEVVVAIYRDGAMNMLDAASYNGPHFVFKMIYDGLTEDGGEGKIIPTLATSWDISKDGKTYTFKLRENVKFSDGTPFDADAVIFNLKRWVNNPRYSQITATLVDSMEAIDKHTVRITYKNPSYPILMEMTYPRPVRFLSPASLGEDGKTFTKPVGTGPWMLESYEKDKSFTLVPNPYYWGEKPKLDRIIFKVVPDGQARIFALQSGEVDIIGGDLIGKIPMGNIQELEQDKQFETFTADTLSSHFIAFNQRTPELQDKRIRQAINYAIDKKSIAEDLFNHIGKEATGMYQSGVPYANAKNNYTLAGDKDKAQALLIEAGYSKNAQGIFEKEGKPLAFSFLLTTDEFPEWKTLAEFIQAELAQTGIQVNLKILDRNGYTQSTLESKDFDMALMRTASDSWMPHSSMLEIYDIQANNQQAKAWYDENLSAMIYKTLATLNEEDRQKGYDGIMTFISEEAITAPVYHLVTNFAINPKKVANFEVGVNNYAPVAWEKLTVPHASEK from the coding sequence ATGTTTAAACAATTAATACATCGAACTTTATTGGTTGGTTTTCTTTCAATAACCGTATTAACGGGCTGTAATGATGAGAAACCAACAGAAAACACCACTCAAGTTGAACAGAAAAAAGAAGTTGTCGTTGCAATTTATCGCGATGGTGCGATGAATATGCTTGATGCTGCCAGTTATAACGGTCCACATTTTGTCTTTAAGATGATTTATGACGGTTTAACAGAAGATGGCGGTGAAGGTAAGATTATTCCAACATTAGCAACCAGTTGGGATATTTCAAAAGACGGTAAAACCTATACTTTTAAACTGCGCGAAAATGTGAAGTTTTCAGATGGTACTCCGTTTGATGCAGATGCGGTTATTTTTAATTTAAAACGTTGGGTGAATAATCCTCGTTATAGTCAAATTACCGCTACCTTAGTGGATTCAATGGAAGCCATTGATAAACATACGGTGCGTATTACTTACAAAAATCCTTCTTATCCTATTTTAATGGAAATGACCTATCCTCGACCTGTGCGCTTTTTAAGCCCCGCTTCGTTAGGTGAAGACGGTAAAACCTTTACTAAGCCGGTTGGAACAGGACCTTGGATGTTAGAAAGCTATGAAAAAGATAAAAGCTTTACGCTAGTACCAAATCCTTACTATTGGGGTGAAAAACCAAAGTTAGATCGTATTATCTTTAAAGTTGTTCCAGACGGTCAGGCGCGTATTTTTGCCTTACAAAGTGGTGAGGTAGATATTATTGGCGGTGATCTGATTGGTAAAATTCCAATGGGAAATATTCAGGAATTAGAACAAGATAAGCAGTTTGAAACATTTACTGCTGATACCTTAAGTTCTCACTTTATTGCTTTTAACCAACGTACACCCGAGCTACAAGACAAGCGTATTCGCCAAGCGATTAATTACGCCATTGATAAAAAAAGTATTGCGGAAGATCTCTTTAATCATATTGGTAAAGAAGCGACCGGAATGTATCAGTCCGGTGTGCCTTATGCTAATGCAAAAAATAACTACACCTTAGCGGGTGATAAAGATAAAGCGCAGGCATTATTAATTGAAGCTGGATATAGCAAAAATGCTCAAGGTATTTTTGAAAAAGAGGGTAAGCCTTTAGCTTTTTCTTTCTTGTTAACAACAGATGAGTTCCCTGAATGGAAAACCCTTGCTGAATTTATTCAAGCAGAATTAGCGCAAACGGGTATACAAGTTAATTTAAAAATACTCGATCGTAATGGTTATACCCAATCCACTTTAGAATCAAAAGATTTTGATATGGCTTTAATGCGCACGGCATCAGATTCATGGATGCCCCATAGCTCTATGCTAGAGATCTACGATATCCAAGCCAATAATCAGCAAGCTAAAGCATGGTATGACGAAAATCTCTCTGCGATGATTTATAAAACCTTAGCAACATTAAACGAAGAAGATCGCCAAAAAGGTTATGACGGCATTATGACCTTTATTAGTGAAGAGGCGATCACCGCACCGGTTTATCATCTTGTCACCAACTTTGCTATTAATCCTAAGAAGGTGGCTAATTTTGAAGTTGGTGTAAATAACTACGCACCTGTTGCATGGGAAAAGCTCACTGTACCTCATGCATCTGAAAAATAG